Within Spinacia oleracea cultivar Varoflay chromosome 4, BTI_SOV_V1, whole genome shotgun sequence, the genomic segment GCATATTACAATACAACTCCAATTAGACAAACCTCGATTTCTTATTAGTATCGTTTGccatttttatataaaaaaacttTTAACTCAAAAGGCTAAGGCTTAATTTTAAAGCAGATCATTCTAAGAGGATATGTAAGGTGGGTCTCAGCATAAAGCCACAATTTTATTCTACTTAAACAAAATGTTTGCATAAATGACATGAATATCTCTTGTGTGTGTAATCTCCCAAGACTCCAATCCCGCTTGTCCCAAAATTGAATTCCGGACCATTCATCTTTTGGTAGATATTTTGAGCTTTTATAGCCTGTAATTAATTCTACATGTGataaattcatccaataatttcTCATGGTTCAGCCCGTTCTTGGTCTTCAACCTTCTTTATTCAACAAGTCAAGTCACGATATtgctattattattatcatccaAATCTTTCATCTTTTCATTTTCGTACCTCCATTAATTCCAAACTATATACAGAGTACCATTTAAAGTAGATGCCTCATATTCAATTGATCGATAATATTAAATatgtttcattttattttgtttgtctttcttttttggtttttgaaaaacaagatttttgttaattaagatattttattaaaattttattttggtaAGTTTATTCATTGAAATTGTACAATATATGTATCATTGTGTTACCTAACTTTTATAAATAGCAAAGGGCCCGTAAAATGTTTAAGACGACCTTATTTAAAAGCAACACTTTTCGTTTTGATATCTATTTACACATTAGTACGGTAGATATGTTAGATGATAACAATTGAAAATTATCAATTAACTACAATTAATTTATCATTGTAAACCAGTTGTTGTAAAAGGGACATCATAGAACAATAGTTGCGGTtaatggttgacttttatgcaTTGCATATGCATATTTTACCAATCTTTAAGATTGATATGGTGGAGTAGTGGTATAATAATATCGCTTCTCACATTAGATCCCAACACTTCCCAAGTAGTCTAGGGGTTATATCTCACGAGACTCATTTAATCAAGTATAACAAATTCTATGAGATTTATGTTCATATAAAGTTAATAAGCCATACATGAGCTAACAAGTTTAATTCACAACtataatttattcaaatttaagaACAATATgtataaataaattatcaaaataagCATTTATAGTTAACTGGACGAATAATATTTTACAATAGTTAGTATGAGCCACGTTAAAACATCAATCATGGCTCATGGGGCTTCTGGTTATGCTACTTTTTAAGGGGGCTCGGGAAGTAAATATTCAACACATCGCTCGGCCTGTTAGGCTGTTACTCAACTTTGTAGCTTAAGCAGTTCAGCTTCAGCGTAATGAATCCTTAACATTCTAACATGGACTCAAGCTACACTCCTAAGTCCTAAACTAGAAACCTCGTACGTTTGACACCTTGACCCAAATCGCAAATATGAACAATATGTCGGAATCTTTTTACCGGCGACATCCAATCTAGTGCGTCCCTACTATCTTCGCCGGAGAAATTTTTTTGGGTCAATTAATTGATCTGAACTCACCATTGAGCTGAGAGAAGCGCAGATTTGACATGGTGTTTCAACTGCAATGCCCCCCTTTTCTCCCCAAAATAACGCCGTCCTTTCACAAATCCGACAGAAACCCAGAAATCTTCCTTGTATAGTTCAGCCATTGATTGATCTCTGCTACCAAGGGAAGCTCAAAGAAGCCGTTAACTCACTCAGCATTTTAGCTAGAAAAGGGTTACGATTAGACTCTGaaactttgacatttttccTAGGACAGTGTGCAACAACCCGATCTCTTAAGGAGGGAAGATGGGTGCATTTTCATTTGAAGGCTACTGGTATGAAACATCCCAGTACGTTAATATCGAATCATCTGATGCATATGTACTTCGAATGTGGTGATCACATTGAGGCACGcaaggtgtttgataaaatgTCTGTGAGAAATTTGTACAGTTGGAACAATGCCCTTTCTGGGTATGCTAAGTTAGGTATGATTGATGCTGCTAGGAGGGTTTTTGATCAAATGACTGAAAGGGATGTTGTATCGTGGAATACTATGGTGATTGGGTATGCACAGGGAGGTAAGTACGGTGAGGCAATAAGGTTTTATAGGGAGTTTCGAAAGGCGTCTATAGGTTATAATGCGTTTAGCTTTGCTGGTGTTTTGACCATTGGTATCAAATTGAAGGATTTGGAATTGACCAGGCAGGCACATTGCCAGGTTCTGATTGCTGGGTTTCTTCCTAATGTAGTTCTTTCAAGCTCAATTGCAGATGCTTATGCTAAATGTGGACAGATGAGTGATGCAAGGAGATTATTTGATGAGATGCAGGTTAGGGATATTCCTGCTTGGACTTCATTGATTTCAGGGTATTGCAAGTGGGGAGATATGAGATCAGCACAAGAGTTGTTTGATGTGATGCCTGCAAAGAATCCAGTCTCGTGGACTGCTATGGTTTCTGGCTATGCTCGGAATAATATTGGAAATGCTGCGTTGGATTTGTTTAAGAAAATGATGATCTTTGGCATTAGACCTGATCAGTTTACTTTCAGTAGTGCGCTTAATGCTTGTGCTAGCCAAGCTTCATTAAAGCATGGTAAGCAAATCCATGCCTATATGGTACGAACTTGTTTTCGACCTAATAACGTGGTTGTTAGCTCTCTCATTGATATGTATTCTAAATGTGGAAGTCTAAAGCTTAGCCAGCATGTTTTTCACTTTATGGGTATTAAGGAAGATGTCATGACATGGAATCCCATGATAGGTGCCCTGGCACAGCATGGTAATGGCGAAGAGGCAATCAGAGTGTTTGATGAGATGATTCTTTGTGGAGTAAGACCAAATAGAGTAACTCTTGTTATCATTCTCAGTGCATGTAGTCATTCCGGTCTTATAGATCAGGGGCTTGCTTTCTTCAAATCCATGACTGAGGATCATGGCATTACTCCTGATGTAGAGCATTATGCATGCCTAATTGATCTTTTGGGTAGAGCTGGATCTTTTGATGAGTTGATGAAACAGTTGGAAAAGATGCCGTGTAAAGATGATGATAGGATATGGAATTCCCTGATTGGTGTCTGTCGGATTCATGACAATATTGAGCTAGGAAAGCAAGCTGCAGAACACGTAATCAAACTGGATCCAAAGTCTTATGCTCCGTATTTATTGCTTTCAAGTATACAAGCTGCATCTGGGAAATGGGAGAATGTAGAAATGACGAGGCAGCTCATGGATCAGAGATGTGCcagaaaagagcaagccagtaGCTGGGTTGAAACTAATAGCAAGGTTCATGCTTTTAATGCGCGATAATTTCTACTTCCATTTTACAAACAATTTTGGTTTCAGTAAAATCAGATTATCATCACTTCTATATTTCATCTGAGGCAATATAAAGAGATAGTGAAAGTATactcattttcttattttactTGAGTAGTTGCCTCAAATAACTTGCCTATAGTTTGAATATTTTTACTTGTAGATGCATGTATTTGATAATCAGGGTGCATATATTTCTGGTTTAACCCAATTGTTTACAGGTTAATAGAAGATAAATTCTTTCTTCGTGGAATTTTATTACATCAGTGTTATTTTCTTGCTACAGCTAATATGGAGTATTGCTGATTTATGCCTTACTCCATCCAACTGGTAGTCAAACCTATAGTTGGTGCACCAACTAAAGCAGGGAAAGGCAAAGAAAGTTATAATAAtggtataataataaaataaaaaaagaaacttgATGCCAAATTGGAAAACTTAAAGGAGAAGAGgactaaagaaaaaaaaatgtgttGGTTAACCTGCGACTTTACTGCCTCCACGGTGATCTAGCTTTTCACGCGCTTAAGTGAGTTTAAAAGAGGAGAATCATCCATAGTTGCACAAATTAAACATGTTTTAATAGTTAAAGCCAATTTTCTGCTTATCTAAGACTGCCATTCTGCCACAGTTATCCTACTCCCTCAAAGCGTATCAGGACTTTAACAATCAGTCTAATATTGTCTGAGGTCAATATCAGTGTAGTTACAGTGTAGTTAAGAACTGGCTGAAGGTATAGACAAGGCTAAATCTTTCTTTCTTGAAAAATAGGCTTCTCTGAGAATTGTATTTGCTTCTGAAAATATTAGGACTTTCAAAACCTCGATGTTGACTGAACTACATTGTCATATGAGGTATATGTATATGTTCTTTGATGCAGGTGTGAAGGTTTTGATGTGTATGTAGCCTATAGGTAGTCGATCTAATATCAGTAAGAAGTTATTTCTACTATGTCCAAGGGAATGAGCAAAATCGGCTAAGATTATGATGCCATTGCAGGCTCACAGAGTCACAGCATCATTACAGAAGAATGGATATTCTGCACTATAGAATATTGTAATATGCTGCTGAATGACTTAAGTGGTTTTTAGGCCACTCCTTGGATCCTTCCTGGAAAGCAACAACTAAGGTGAGAAAACTAACTCAAACTCTAGGAAACTTATCACATGATATTGAGTTATTCACTTACGGTAGATCCTGTCTGAAGGATTTCATCTTCTAAGCTTCCATGTATTTCGTACTCCATCTTTTACCACTCTCAGGTTTGCATCCCAGAATATATCGTTACGTTCTTGCTGATTAAGGAGGGTTCTCCGTTTGCTAGGAATTGGCCGGCCCATTGAAGTTTATTGCATTTGCTTCCATCATAACTGGTGAAAGTTACTTTTACACTACCTGAACAGATTTTTGTTTTGCTGCTGCTGTCAATTTAAGTTCAATAAGTGGTTCTTGATAATTTCCATGATTGAACTCATTCAGATAAATCTTACCTGCATCagtagctttaggattttatGATCACACTTGATGAAATCTCAATTGAACCGAGGTTTGTCACTGGGTAAGTAGAAAGAGAAGCTTGGATTAACCACATCCACTAGTTGATGATTTACTAGCTTTATTTTGGTTGGGGAGTTGTTCAACCATCAAGAATTCAAGACTATAATTGATGACAACGTAGCATTTAAGGTGTGATAAGGGTTATCATGTGTGGCATTAACTCAGTTTGGTAGTAAGTTCCACATACCTTCCACGACCCAGGTTATAGGTTCGAATCTTAATCCGCCAAGAAGAGGGTATGTAGGGGTAAATTGTAATTCGGGCGGCGCAGGCGTTGTTGTTCTATGATTTACCagaaataaaatttaaagcAAATATTCTGTTTAATCTTTACCTGTTTATGCTAATTGATGACAGAAAAAATAATTaaggaaatttattttgctgTTTAATTGATTACTCGGAGAAGGTTAATTAATCTATAAAGCCAACTAATACAGCTTAATTAAGATTTAAGACAGGTGGACCAACAATAAGAAAGAACCTTGATCATATTTCTCCGCCAATAATGCATGATTACAGCTTACAAGTCCACCTTTGCAggcattaattaaattaaacaacacgttccaatcacttgatcaaaataatgaagagtCATAAAATAATATGAAACTGAGTTTTCAGACTCCTTATAAAGTATAAACCCTGGTGCTGTACAGGGAAAATACCAAATCCGAACTAACAAAAATTGACATATTAATTAATGTCTAAGCTGTACTAGTCTTGAACAAACACATAGAAATTAAAAAGGATCTTGTTGTTCCTTTGATCATCAAGAAATGGGTGGTCATATATCAAGACAAGTTGAGAGGAGAAAAACAATATCAACAGAGAAGAAAGCTTTGGTTGATCTGAATCAAAATTCAGGGTGTGATTATCCAGGATGTGACTACCGGCCTTCTGATAGGAAAAACTGGATGGCTGGGCTTGATCTTGGGAAACTTACAATTAACAAGATTATCTGGGCTGGTACTCATGATTCTGCAACCAATAAGATTGGTATACCCTTTATATCTCGTCCCTTTGCTCAATGTCAATCCTTGTCTATTTACAAGCAGCTCGTCATAGGCACTCGTGTCTTGGACATCCGAGTCCAGGAAGATCGCCGGGTTTGTCATGGCATCCTTAAAACATACAGTGTAGACGTGGTCTTAGATGAGGTTAACAAGTTCTTATCTGAAACTCAATCTGAGATTATTATCCTCGAGATCAGGACAGAGTTCGGGCATGATGATCCCCCTGAATTCGACAAGTTTCTCGTGGAGAAACTTGGAGATCACTTAATCCATCAGGATGATCATGTCTTTAATAAGACTGTTTCTGAGTTGCTTCCTAAAAGAGTAATTTGTGTATGGAAACCAAGGAAATCCCCAGCCCCAAAGAAAGGTGATCCACTTTGGAGTTCAGGGTACTTGAAAGACAACTGGATTGATACCGACTTACCATCAACAAAATTCGAGAGCAATTTGAAACATTTGGCTGATCAAACTCCAGTATCAACTAGGAAGTTTTTCTACCGGGTAGAAAATACAGTTACTCCTCAAGCAGATAACCCGATTTTATGTGTCAAACCTGTGACTGATAGGATTCATGGATATGCAAGGCTGTTCATAAAACAGTGTTTTGCCAGGAATATTGCTGATCGCTTGCAGATTTTCTCAACTGATTTTATCGACGCCGATTTTGTGGATGCTTGTGTTGCCCTTACTCATGCAAGGATTCAAGGCCAAGCATAAACTTAAAGACACTCAATTTTACACCATAGCTCTCTTGTTAGTTTTTACATACTCCATAATCATATTATGTTTTCTCGGATCAAGTGTGTGGTTTCTGTTCAAAATGTATTCATCTGTAAATTTCACACTAGTATATAATTTGGATATGGAATTTGTTAAAATATTTGGACGAGTTGTGCAGTAATTATTCCCATAAGCAATTGTTCTGTTTACTCGTCATTGTTAATTACTTCCTGATATTTTGGAAGCCAGATTTTCCACCTAGTCCCGTAGCTCCACATGTCGACATATGGCTCTTTCTTCTAAGATAGagcatcaaaatttcaatataTTTTCTCTGGTTTTGGGCaattaacctttttttttgggAGGGTTACTGATCCATTCAAATGGATTCATCAAAAGTTGGAAAATTTTGTGGTCAAGGAAAAGAAACAACATTTAAAATATCAGCTTAAAGTTAGGAACAAGTTAGAAATTTACATTTGAAGTCACTAATTGTTTTAAATCCTGAATGAGTTTAGAATCGATAATGGTAACAGGACCACAAACATGAAACATGGTAGAATATTGATTGCACAACCATTCCGACAAAAGTATGCTTAATTAGGGAATCCTTCATTCCCCTATGTAAGCAACCCATTTCTTAATACTTCAAATTTAAGTATTAGTTTGTCTTCAACATTGTCAGAGTTCTCTTTCTCAAAAACTACAGTACTTAAGTTTAGCAACCAATTCAACTTCATCCACATGTTGGGCAGTGGGACACCAGGAGCTGCCCATGGCCACTGGTCGATTCCCATTAGTGTTTGATACAAGTAAAGTAAAACAACCGACTTTTTCGCTTATTTTTCAGCTCACAAGTGTATGCAATTCCTGATCCTGtatacaaaaacaaaattaacaacCACAGAGAAAAggtaataactctttattttccCAAGTAACCTAAGGGCTAAGAGACGTCATATACATATAAGCTGTTCTGATCCCTGAATGTCAGTAAC encodes:
- the LOC110786530 gene encoding pentatricopeptide repeat-containing protein At2g21090, producing MPPFSPQNNAVLSQIRQKPRNLPCIVQPLIDLCYQGKLKEAVNSLSILARKGLRLDSETLTFFLGQCATTRSLKEGRWVHFHLKATGMKHPSTLISNHLMHMYFECGDHIEARKVFDKMSVRNLYSWNNALSGYAKLGMIDAARRVFDQMTERDVVSWNTMVIGYAQGGKYGEAIRFYREFRKASIGYNAFSFAGVLTIGIKLKDLELTRQAHCQVLIAGFLPNVVLSSSIADAYAKCGQMSDARRLFDEMQVRDIPAWTSLISGYCKWGDMRSAQELFDVMPAKNPVSWTAMVSGYARNNIGNAALDLFKKMMIFGIRPDQFTFSSALNACASQASLKHGKQIHAYMVRTCFRPNNVVVSSLIDMYSKCGSLKLSQHVFHFMGIKEDVMTWNPMIGALAQHGNGEEAIRVFDEMILCGVRPNRVTLVIILSACSHSGLIDQGLAFFKSMTEDHGITPDVEHYACLIDLLGRAGSFDELMKQLEKMPCKDDDRIWNSLIGVCRIHDNIELGKQAAEHVIKLDPKSYAPYLLLSSIQAASGKWENVEMTRQLMDQRCARKEQASSWVETNSKVHAFNAR
- the LOC110786533 gene encoding uncharacterized protein, with translation MGGHISRQVERRKTISTEKKALVDLNQNSGCDYPGCDYRPSDRKNWMAGLDLGKLTINKIIWAGTHDSATNKIGIPFISRPFAQCQSLSIYKQLVIGTRVLDIRVQEDRRVCHGILKTYSVDVVLDEVNKFLSETQSEIIILEIRTEFGHDDPPEFDKFLVEKLGDHLIHQDDHVFNKTVSELLPKRVICVWKPRKSPAPKKGDPLWSSGYLKDNWIDTDLPSTKFESNLKHLADQTPVSTRKFFYRVENTVTPQADNPILCVKPVTDRIHGYARLFIKQCFARNIADRLQIFSTDFIDADFVDACVALTHARIQGQA